A single Bacillus sp. HMF5848 DNA region contains:
- a CDS encoding polysaccharide deacetylase family protein — translation MSLKRLLFFAVFSIVFVALAGCSETASTKSTATEVPILLYHHILEDKEFEHYKDRLPATNKQMFYEQMAFLKENGYRTITLDELYKFINGDIELPEKSVMIQFDDGLKSNYVYAYPILKEFGFTAVEYIITSRGNRPIEPFDPMSFKQFIHFDEIEDIDDVFEFGSHTQELHQVDSEGNYTSLIDVPTDHIINDLHTSLDLLYEHGVYDESSLRTIAYPFGRFNEETTEIVEQLGFAMGFTTKQGYVRAGDDPYTLKRFYFGPRTTMEDFKRIVQYEFEEE, via the coding sequence ATGTCATTAAAACGACTCTTATTTTTTGCTGTATTTTCGATAGTATTTGTTGCCTTAGCCGGATGTTCGGAAACAGCATCGACAAAAAGTACCGCAACTGAAGTCCCAATTCTACTATATCACCACATACTTGAGGACAAAGAGTTCGAGCATTACAAAGACCGATTACCTGCCACAAACAAGCAAATGTTTTATGAGCAAATGGCTTTTTTAAAAGAAAATGGCTATCGCACCATCACGCTAGATGAGTTGTACAAGTTCATTAACGGTGACATTGAGCTACCAGAGAAAAGTGTAATGATTCAATTTGACGATGGCTTAAAGTCAAATTACGTATATGCGTACCCGATTTTAAAGGAGTTTGGTTTTACAGCTGTTGAATATATCATTACGTCGCGCGGCAATCGTCCGATAGAGCCATTTGATCCGATGAGCTTCAAGCAGTTTATTCATTTTGATGAAATAGAGGATATTGACGATGTGTTTGAATTCGGAAGTCACACACAGGAGCTGCATCAAGTTGACTCAGAAGGAAACTATACATCTTTGATTGATGTGCCAACCGATCACATTATCAATGATTTGCACACAAGCCTTGATTTATTGTATGAGCACGGTGTGTATGATGAAAGTTCGTTGAGAACTATTGCATATCCATTTGGTCGATTTAATGAGGAAACGACTGAAATTGTTGAACAGCTTGGCTTTGCCATGGGTTTTACTACAAAGCAAGGTTATGTACGTGCTGGTGATGATCCTTACACATTAAAAAGGTTTTATTTTGGCCCACGCACTACGATGGAAGATTTTAAACGGATTGTGCAGTATGAGTTTGAAGAGGAGTAA
- the fabZ gene encoding 3-hydroxyacyl-ACP dehydratase FabZ codes for MLDITQIKEIIPHRYPFLLVDRIEEIEDGKRAVGIKNVTANEEFFNGHFPDYPVMPGVLIVEALAQVGAVAMLKVEENRGKLAFFTGIDNCRFKRQVKPGDQLRLEVEIIRIKGPLGKGKGVATVNGELACETEIMFALK; via the coding sequence ATGTTAGATATTACTCAAATTAAAGAAATCATACCCCATCGTTATCCATTTTTGTTAGTTGATCGAATTGAAGAAATTGAAGATGGTAAACGCGCTGTTGGAATTAAAAACGTTACAGCTAATGAAGAATTTTTCAACGGTCATTTTCCAGATTATCCTGTTATGCCTGGAGTATTGATTGTGGAGGCACTGGCTCAAGTTGGGGCGGTCGCTATGCTGAAAGTTGAGGAAAACCGCGGCAAGTTAGCATTTTTCACAGGAATTGACAACTGCAGATTCAAGCGCCAAGTAAAGCCAGGAGATCAGCTTCGTCTTGAAGTGGAAATTATTCGCATTAAAGGGCCACTAGGTAAAGGAAAAGGCGTCGCAACGGTAAATGGAGAGTTGGCATGTGAAACGGAGATAATGTTTGCTCTTAAATAA
- a CDS encoding DNA-directed RNA polymerase subunit beta: protein MASNAENTNLKSRAELRRSRDQEYTEQARPKEEPIKKKKKRIRVRLIPIWMRIIIVLVLMFVSLISGAMFGYGVLGDGEPADALKSSTWQHIVDLVNKE from the coding sequence GTGGCTAGTAATGCAGAAAATACAAACTTAAAATCTCGTGCAGAGCTAAGGCGTTCGCGAGACCAAGAATACACAGAACAGGCTCGTCCTAAAGAAGAACCAATCAAGAAAAAAAAGAAACGGATACGAGTACGACTCATCCCAATTTGGATGCGCATTATCATTGTACTTGTATTGATGTTTGTTAGCCTAATAAGTGGTGCTATGTTCGGTTACGGCGTACTAGGTGACGGTGAACCAGCAGATGCCCTCAAATCATCAACATGGCAACATATCGTTGACCTAGTAAACAAAGAATAA
- a CDS encoding flagellar hook-basal body protein, whose amino-acid sequence MNRSMITATNTMTQLQKKLDLISNNISNIDTAGYKKREANFGELLAQQFNNQPVAKAEEGMRLTPNGIRLGTGAKLADTSIIMSQGSLKQTERPLDLAFTSPGQFLQVLANNETHYTRNGALYLSQLEEGSQQSMLVTGDGHPILDENGNTIVINGDIQQINIEKTGTLTITDSNNNSETWNLGVVNIDRPNMMTAVGSNIFAAPADTAGIITNMNREDIRLQQGALEQSNVDLTKEMTDMLTTQRSYQFNAKSISIADQMMGLINGIR is encoded by the coding sequence ATGAATCGCTCGATGATTACAGCGACAAATACAATGACGCAGCTGCAAAAAAAGCTTGATCTAATCAGTAACAATATCTCCAATATTGATACAGCTGGCTACAAAAAACGTGAAGCAAACTTCGGTGAGCTACTGGCACAGCAATTTAACAATCAACCTGTTGCAAAAGCCGAAGAAGGTATGCGTCTCACTCCGAACGGCATTCGCCTAGGAACAGGTGCCAAATTAGCCGATACAAGTATTATTATGTCACAAGGTAGTCTAAAACAAACAGAGCGTCCATTAGATCTTGCATTCACAAGCCCAGGTCAGTTTTTACAAGTACTTGCAAACAACGAGACGCATTATACTCGTAACGGTGCGCTATACTTGTCACAGCTTGAAGAAGGCTCTCAGCAATCCATGCTTGTAACGGGGGATGGACATCCGATCTTAGACGAAAATGGGAACACAATTGTCATAAATGGTGATATTCAACAAATAAATATTGAAAAAACAGGTACACTAACAATAACGGATTCTAACAATAATAGCGAAACTTGGAACTTAGGGGTCGTTAACATTGACCGTCCTAATATGATGACAGCGGTTGGTAGCAACATATTTGCCGCACCAGCTGATACGGCTGGTATAATTACTAACATGAATCGTGAAGATATTAGGTTACAGCAAGGAGCACTTGAGCAATCAAACGTTGATTTGACTAAGGAAATGACTGACATGTTAACAACACAGCGTTCATATCAATTTAACGCAAAATCCATTTCCATTGCGGACCAAATGATGGGCTTAATTAATGGAATTCGGTAA
- a CDS encoding flagellar hook-basal body protein translates to MLRGFYTAASGMLAQQRRTEMLTNNLANANTPGFKADQSAVRAFPEMLMQRMQADMTPTKDGQTARRMIPIGPMNTGVYLQETIPSFNQGDIRSTERSTDLAIINGTIPTNPETNVQGTLLFAVQGSDGATRYTRNGNFTIDSQGYLTTNDGYYVLDDTNNLIQPNSNDFTVDNSGTISTMNGPLATLNMVYAENPMNLVKEGNGLFRSEQDLPAAINNPDVSFKIQQGALEQSNVDTGQTMTNLMTAYRTFEANQKVIQAYDRSLEKAVNDIGRV, encoded by the coding sequence ATGTTAAGAGGCTTTTATACAGCGGCATCGGGTATGCTAGCACAGCAACGCCGAACGGAGATGCTGACGAACAATTTAGCAAATGCAAATACACCTGGTTTCAAGGCAGATCAGTCCGCAGTCCGTGCGTTTCCTGAAATGCTCATGCAGCGCATGCAGGCAGATATGACACCGACTAAGGATGGGCAGACTGCAAGAAGAATGATACCAATTGGACCGATGAACACGGGCGTCTACTTACAGGAGACGATACCTAGCTTCAATCAAGGTGATATTCGAAGCACAGAGCGCTCCACAGACTTGGCTATCATTAACGGCACGATTCCAACGAACCCTGAGACAAATGTGCAAGGGACACTGTTATTTGCAGTTCAAGGGTCAGACGGGGCGACTCGATACACGCGAAACGGAAATTTTACAATAGATAGTCAAGGTTACTTAACAACAAATGACGGATACTACGTACTAGATGATACGAATAATCTTATACAACCGAATTCAAATGATTTTACAGTTGATAATAGCGGGACGATTTCAACAATGAACGGTCCACTTGCTACACTAAATATGGTCTATGCCGAAAACCCTATGAATCTTGTAAAAGAAGGCAATGGTTTATTCAGATCAGAACAGGATCTACCGGCAGCTATTAACAATCCAGACGTTTCTTTTAAAATTCAGCAAGGCGCACTCGAGCAATCCAATGTGGATACAGGCCAAACGATGACAAATTTAATGACGGCATATAGAACATTTGAGGCAAACCAAAAAGTCATTCAAGCTTACGACAGAAGTTTAGAAAAAGCAGTAAACGACATCGGTCGCGTATAA
- a CDS encoding ThuA domain-containing protein — MNITIWNEYRHEQQNEEVRRVYPDGIHGVIKQFLLEDGFESVVTATLDEPEHGLTDEVLNNTDVLIWWGHIAHDEVSDEIVEKVKRRVHDGMGLIALHSAHYSKVFRGLMGTNCGLEWREADDKEILWVVDHTHPITQGIDKKIELDIEEMYGERFNIPEPDELLFISWFTGGEVFRSGCTYKRDKGKIFYFRPGHETFPTYYHKDIRRVICNAVRWAAPVGV, encoded by the coding sequence ATGAACATAACAATATGGAACGAATATCGTCATGAACAACAAAATGAAGAGGTACGTCGCGTCTACCCAGACGGCATTCACGGCGTAATCAAACAATTTTTATTAGAAGATGGGTTTGAATCTGTTGTGACTGCCACGTTAGACGAACCAGAACACGGGCTAACAGATGAAGTGCTGAACAACACAGATGTGTTAATTTGGTGGGGGCACATTGCACACGATGAAGTGAGCGATGAAATTGTCGAGAAGGTCAAACGCCGCGTCCACGACGGCATGGGACTAATTGCGTTGCACTCAGCCCATTACTCTAAAGTGTTCCGCGGTTTAATGGGCACAAACTGTGGCTTAGAATGGCGTGAAGCCGATGACAAAGAAATTCTCTGGGTAGTCGACCACACGCATCCCATCACACAAGGCATTGATAAGAAAATCGAGCTAGACATCGAAGAAATGTACGGCGAGCGCTTCAACATTCCGGAGCCAGACGAACTATTGTTCATCAGCTGGTTCACAGGCGGCGAAGTGTTCCGCAGTGGCTGTACGTACAAGCGTGACAAAGGAAAAATCTTCTACTTCCGACCAGGTCACGAAACTTTCCCAACATACTATCACAAGGACATCCGACGCGTTATTTGTAACGCTGTCAGATGGGCCGCACCTGTTGGGGTGTGA
- a CDS encoding Gfo/Idh/MocA family protein yields MKVVKVGLVGLGGMSRAHIRMLGEIPNAKIVAVCDIKEDVLKTTGDELAIEENKRFTDYEDLIKDADVDGVLSITPNDVHAGVIEVCIKYGKPVMAEKPFTVNFEEARKLANLYKENPIPCMVGFSYRYIPAFRQAKKLLEENAIGKVRHVAVRYLQGWGSEEFNTSFSWRFSKKQSGSGALGDLGAHMIDSVRYLIGELKQVSAMTTTFISERPDAASGEMKHVDVDDFTSFQATFDNNIMGLFVTTRNAIGSGNELDVTVYGENGTINICCERPDRIEIKRKDKTETLHVAPEFYRNQLADFIDLVLGEHPKDMPNFYDGYHNQRILDKIIESAEQSKYVNVEETMQ; encoded by the coding sequence ATGAAAGTTGTGAAAGTTGGATTAGTTGGCTTAGGAGGCATGTCTAGAGCGCACATACGGATGCTAGGAGAGATCCCGAATGCGAAAATAGTGGCTGTTTGTGATATTAAGGAAGATGTTTTAAAAACAACAGGGGATGAACTAGCAATTGAAGAAAATAAGAGATTTACAGATTATGAGGATTTAATAAAGGATGCGGACGTTGACGGTGTGTTATCGATTACTCCCAACGATGTCCATGCAGGTGTAATAGAAGTATGTATTAAATACGGAAAGCCTGTAATGGCAGAAAAGCCATTCACGGTGAATTTTGAAGAAGCTCGAAAGCTTGCGAATTTGTATAAGGAGAATCCTATTCCTTGTATGGTCGGCTTCTCATATCGTTATATTCCTGCGTTCCGTCAAGCTAAAAAGCTGCTTGAAGAGAACGCAATTGGCAAGGTTCGACACGTAGCTGTTCGCTATTTACAAGGCTGGGGCTCAGAGGAGTTTAATACATCGTTTTCGTGGCGATTTAGCAAGAAACAATCAGGATCTGGCGCATTAGGAGACCTAGGCGCGCACATGATTGACAGCGTGAGATATTTAATCGGCGAGCTAAAGCAAGTTTCAGCGATGACAACAACATTTATCTCTGAGCGTCCGGATGCAGCGTCTGGTGAAATGAAGCATGTTGATGTCGATGATTTCACAAGCTTCCAAGCTACTTTTGACAACAACATTATGGGGCTGTTCGTGACAACTAGAAATGCGATCGGATCAGGCAATGAGCTGGATGTTACCGTATATGGAGAAAACGGCACCATAAATATTTGCTGCGAAAGACCAGACCGCATTGAGATTAAGCGAAAAGACAAAACCGAGACGCTTCATGTAGCGCCTGAGTTTTATCGTAACCAATTAGCGGATTTCATCGACCTTGTATTAGGTGAACACCCGAAGGATATGCCAAATTTTTACGACGGCTACCATAATCAAAGAATCCTAGACAAAATCATCGAATCAGCAGAGCAAAGCAAATACGTGAATGTGGAGGAGACTATGCAATGA
- a CDS encoding alpha-glucosidase, whose translation MNKKWWKDSVVYQIYPRSFMDSNGDGIGDLRGIISKLDYLKTLGVDVVWLSPVYKSPNDDNGYDISDYQGIMDEFGTMADWDELLAGLHDRGMKLIMDLVVNHSSDEHAWFVESRKSKDNPYRDYYIWRPGKDGQEPNNWTSFFSGSAWQYDETTEEYFLHLFSKKQPDLNWENPKLRQEVYDMMTWWLDKGIDGFRMDVINLISKADGLPSAPGGKRYDWGGDFFMNGPRVHEYLEEMNREVLSKYDIMTVGECPGAGAADAVRYANNEGTELDMIFTFEHMDLDSGPGGKWDVKPWQLADLKAVMSKWQKDLEGKAWNSLYLNNHDQPRMVSRFGNDSEYRVESAKMLATFLHMMQGTPYIYQGEEIGMTNVQFESLSDYNDLEIHNMYREKVVEGGEDHQKIMEAIYVKGRDNARTPMQWDASEHAGFTTGTPWLKVNPNYADINAEQALDDANSIFYYYQKLIRLRKEFDIIVYGTYDLVLPDHDQVYAYTRTLVDEQLVVLNNFTGEEAMVELEIGEFADSNLLIGNYEDVAGTFAGKATLRPYEARVYLLKK comes from the coding sequence ATGAATAAAAAATGGTGGAAAGACAGTGTTGTATATCAAATTTACCCTCGTAGCTTTATGGACAGTAACGGCGACGGCATCGGTGACTTACGAGGTATTATCTCTAAACTAGACTATTTAAAAACGTTAGGAGTGGACGTTGTCTGGCTATCGCCTGTATACAAATCTCCTAATGATGATAACGGCTATGACATTAGTGATTACCAAGGAATTATGGATGAGTTTGGGACAATGGCCGACTGGGACGAGCTATTAGCGGGCTTACACGACCGTGGTATGAAACTTATTATGGACCTTGTTGTCAACCATTCCTCAGACGAGCATGCGTGGTTTGTAGAATCTCGCAAATCAAAGGATAACCCATATCGAGATTACTATATTTGGAGACCGGGTAAGGATGGGCAAGAGCCAAATAACTGGACATCCTTCTTTAGTGGCTCAGCATGGCAGTACGATGAAACAACAGAGGAGTATTTTTTACATTTATTCAGTAAAAAGCAACCAGACTTAAACTGGGAAAACCCAAAGCTTCGCCAAGAAGTGTACGATATGATGACGTGGTGGCTTGATAAAGGAATTGATGGTTTCCGTATGGACGTCATTAACCTTATTTCTAAGGCCGATGGTCTACCGAGCGCGCCGGGTGGTAAACGCTATGATTGGGGCGGTGACTTCTTCATGAACGGTCCGCGCGTGCATGAATATTTGGAGGAAATGAACCGTGAAGTTTTATCAAAATATGACATTATGACTGTCGGCGAGTGTCCAGGGGCAGGAGCCGCGGACGCTGTTCGCTATGCAAACAATGAAGGCACAGAGCTTGATATGATTTTCACGTTTGAACATATGGATCTTGACTCTGGCCCGGGCGGAAAATGGGATGTGAAGCCATGGCAGTTAGCAGATTTGAAAGCAGTCATGTCGAAATGGCAAAAGGACTTAGAAGGCAAAGCGTGGAACAGTTTATATTTAAACAACCATGATCAACCGCGGATGGTATCACGTTTCGGAAATGATTCGGAGTATCGCGTCGAATCAGCGAAAATGCTTGCAACATTTTTACACATGATGCAAGGTACACCATACATTTACCAAGGTGAAGAAATTGGGATGACAAACGTGCAGTTTGAATCGTTGTCAGACTATAACGATTTAGAAATTCACAATATGTACCGTGAAAAAGTAGTAGAAGGTGGCGAAGACCATCAGAAAATAATGGAGGCCATTTATGTAAAAGGTCGTGACAACGCGCGTACACCAATGCAATGGGATGCTAGTGAGCATGCGGGATTTACAACGGGCACACCTTGGCTAAAAGTGAATCCAAACTATGCGGACATCAACGCTGAGCAAGCACTCGACGACGCAAACTCTATTTTTTACTATTATCAAAAGCTCATCCGTCTTCGCAAAGAATTCGACATTATCGTGTACGGTACGTATGACCTGGTTTTACCAGATCACGACCAAGTATATGCTTACACGCGCACACTAGTTGACGAGCAGCTCGTCGTGTTAAACAACTTTACTGGCGAAGAAGCTATGGTAGAGCTGGAGATTGGCGAGTTTGCTGATAGCAATCTATTAATTGGGAATTATGAAGACGTTGCGGGGACATTTGCTGGCAAGGCAACCCTTCGTCCTTATGAAGCAAGAGTATATCTTTTGAAAAAATAA
- a CDS encoding extracellular solute-binding protein, which produces MKKISMVAALLLTALSGCGGHNNTIINHKEAPPTDVLNKVELVYWHTYSEEETKVFEEEILSMFESEYPDIDIKPVRQAHTSQLKSAIIARASANLPPDIVRMDIAWLPKFAQLGLLYPVSTFADFNTIRKDLYVAPLQSNLYEGKYYGVPLNTNTKVAIYNIERLTKAGMYLPPQTMEELEVASALYGNVIGMTGLSAWESLPYFYGFGGMLLSPQNRIASGFLNSKDSVHAVERMKDLYDRGRINPRMLQGNAQTWQGIETGDYVMIDEGPWYFSLKTDEQLQELQHKILVAPFPVTNGKGSVLGGENLVIMKSSKHPEAAWTFIKWMMGTTPQGLMAKTGLIPTNKNVDVSEVLELNPYFRTYLTGVEHAFLRPQVASWDQIDQVYRYYMELIFSNSIDIETGLNKAAQEIDEILYKER; this is translated from the coding sequence ATGAAAAAAATAAGCATGGTGGCAGCGCTTTTATTAACAGCCTTATCAGGTTGCGGCGGACACAATAATACCATCATTAACCATAAAGAGGCCCCTCCTACCGATGTCTTGAACAAGGTGGAGCTTGTATATTGGCACACGTACAGTGAAGAAGAAACAAAGGTGTTTGAAGAAGAAATATTATCGATGTTTGAAAGTGAATATCCCGACATAGATATTAAACCTGTGCGACAAGCACATACATCTCAATTAAAGTCGGCGATTATTGCTAGAGCATCAGCCAACCTACCGCCGGACATTGTTCGAATGGATATTGCGTGGCTCCCTAAGTTTGCACAGCTCGGTTTACTGTATCCAGTCAGTACGTTTGCAGATTTTAACACAATTCGAAAAGATTTATATGTCGCTCCTCTACAGTCTAATCTTTACGAAGGAAAATATTATGGCGTACCGTTAAACACCAATACAAAAGTAGCCATTTATAACATAGAGCGCCTGACTAAAGCGGGCATGTACCTTCCACCACAGACGATGGAAGAGCTTGAAGTAGCCAGTGCGCTATACGGCAATGTTATAGGCATGACGGGCTTGTCGGCTTGGGAAAGTTTACCGTATTTTTACGGATTCGGAGGCATGCTACTAAGCCCACAGAACAGAATTGCATCAGGATTTTTAAACAGTAAAGATAGCGTGCATGCTGTTGAACGCATGAAGGACTTGTATGACAGAGGACGAATAAATCCGCGCATGTTGCAAGGCAATGCCCAAACGTGGCAAGGCATCGAAACAGGGGATTACGTCATGATAGATGAAGGTCCATGGTATTTTAGCTTAAAAACAGACGAGCAATTACAAGAGCTGCAACATAAAATTCTAGTTGCTCCGTTTCCTGTGACGAATGGAAAAGGCTCCGTGCTTGGTGGCGAGAACTTAGTGATTATGAAGTCTAGCAAGCATCCCGAAGCAGCATGGACGTTTATAAAATGGATGATGGGCACCACGCCACAAGGTCTCATGGCAAAAACAGGCCTCATTCCGACGAATAAAAACGTTGACGTCTCAGAAGTGTTAGAGTTAAACCCCTATTTTCGAACGTATTTAACTGGTGTAGAACATGCCTTTTTAAGACCGCAGGTAGCTAGCTGGGATCAGATTGATCAAGTATACCGATATTACATGGAATTAATTTTTTCTAATAGCATCGACATTGAAACGGGTCTAAATAAGGCAGCCCAAGAAATAGACGAAATTTTATATAAAGAAAGGTAG
- a CDS encoding response regulator codes for MYNVMIVDDEPVIRFGLKASVAWDEEGLHFIGDYPNGEEAWKAMEQHHVDILITDIKMPIMDGLTLMKHALQKFPKLKVVLVSSYNDFEYVRAGLQQGAVDYVLKPTLEPEQFTNLIRTCKSKLEDEQKLETKLDLADRTARLQQRKALEDYVKYRILHEPSTLQADQLPPWLQEKILVVCVKTQRIHHMEDQYGFLYKTFLLEEVQNHLYERCSESISVIVSENELLVMTKAPAQPADLIATWKKSIEPTVKWTFTFGYHIVNDLLDIADGFAKSEAACEQYFFHSQSSIFSYKDTTQTDVAHMQLDSIDFHGRPYNHDKAIAFIEERQRIWKTEQLTAEAIKQEACDIVMALFQNQLDYSNIITRCTELQRSETLTDLLDALSEKLEECRQELGKRHMESYPEKHVIDHALQYIHQFYTGDLTLQKVADHVHVSRNYFSIMFKKSMNQTFIDYVIDLRINKAKDLLENTSLKVYEVAESAGFNDVKYFSKLFKRMTGYSPMDYRAAMKNDETSS; via the coding sequence ATGTATAACGTGATGATAGTTGATGATGAGCCGGTCATCCGTTTTGGGTTAAAGGCTTCGGTTGCTTGGGATGAAGAGGGTCTTCATTTTATCGGAGACTATCCGAACGGAGAAGAGGCGTGGAAAGCGATGGAGCAACACCATGTCGACATTCTTATAACAGACATCAAAATGCCTATCATGGATGGGTTAACATTAATGAAGCACGCGTTGCAGAAGTTTCCTAAGCTTAAAGTTGTGCTTGTCAGTAGCTACAACGACTTTGAGTATGTACGTGCAGGTTTACAGCAAGGTGCGGTTGACTATGTGTTAAAACCAACGCTAGAGCCGGAACAATTTACAAACCTAATTCGAACATGCAAATCCAAGCTGGAGGATGAACAAAAGCTAGAGACTAAACTAGATTTAGCAGACCGTACGGCTCGCTTGCAACAGCGAAAGGCACTTGAAGATTATGTGAAATACCGAATTTTACACGAGCCGTCTACTCTGCAGGCAGACCAGTTACCTCCATGGCTGCAAGAAAAGATTCTTGTCGTTTGTGTAAAAACGCAACGTATACATCACATGGAGGATCAATATGGTTTTTTGTACAAAACCTTTTTATTAGAAGAAGTGCAAAATCATTTGTACGAACGGTGCAGTGAAAGTATAAGTGTGATAGTCAGTGAGAATGAGTTACTCGTCATGACAAAGGCACCCGCTCAGCCGGCAGACTTAATTGCTACGTGGAAAAAGAGCATAGAACCGACTGTCAAATGGACATTTACATTTGGGTATCACATTGTAAATGATTTACTTGATATTGCAGATGGCTTTGCAAAAAGTGAGGCAGCGTGCGAACAGTACTTTTTCCATAGTCAATCATCTATTTTTTCATACAAAGACACGACACAGACTGACGTGGCGCATATGCAACTTGACAGCATCGATTTTCATGGTAGACCATATAACCATGATAAGGCTATCGCATTTATTGAAGAGCGCCAACGCATATGGAAGACGGAGCAATTAACAGCAGAAGCCATTAAGCAAGAGGCGTGCGATATAGTCATGGCTCTATTTCAAAATCAGTTAGATTACTCAAATATAATCACTCGTTGTACAGAGCTGCAACGGTCAGAAACGTTGACAGATTTATTGGATGCGCTTTCTGAGAAGCTAGAGGAATGCAGGCAAGAGTTAGGGAAGCGTCATATGGAATCGTATCCTGAAAAGCATGTTATAGATCATGCTCTTCAATATATTCATCAATTTTACACAGGCGACTTAACATTGCAGAAGGTTGCAGACCATGTGCACGTAAGTCGTAATTATTTTAGCATTATGTTTAAAAAGTCAATGAATCAAACCTTCATAGACTACGTCATTGATCTACGCATAAATAAAGCAAAGGATTTGTTAGAAAATACAAGTCTAAAAGTATATGAAGTAGCAGAATCGGCCGGTTTTAACGATGTGAAATACTTTAGTAAGCTATTCAAAAGAATGACTGGTTACTCACCGATGGATTATCGTGCAGCTATGAAAAACGATGAGACATCGAGTTGA